Within Populus trichocarpa isolate Nisqually-1 chromosome 6, P.trichocarpa_v4.1, whole genome shotgun sequence, the genomic segment GAAGGCATCTCTCAGCTCATCGTCCCCAGCCGGCTCGCAAGCCGTGCCGAGACGACTCGCAAGCGCCTCGACACTAATATGGTCAACCTCGCCTAAAATAACGGCCATCTCCTCGCTGCTCGGCGGCTCGGCTCCAAGCCGGGTAAGAAGAGCCTCCAGCTCATTCCTTGAGACTAGGCCGTCGTTATCCCTGTCAATTAGCTTAAAGGCCTGGGTCAACTCGAAATAAAGATCGGCCGAGATATCGGTCCAGTCACCCGATACTTGTGGCAAAATGCTGGTAGGAGTCCGAAAACCGGTCTTGGCTGCAGCGGAGGTGGACgcggaggaggaggcggaggaggaggaggaggcggtaCCTGAGCCAAACGATGATGGATCTGATCTGGAT encodes:
- the LOC7473581 gene encoding probable calcium-binding protein CML36; amino-acid sequence: MKFIKKLSQKILSASRKDRSTVSRSDPSSFGSGTASSSSSASSSASTSAAAKTGFRTPTSILPQVSGDWTDISADLYFELTQAFKLIDRDNDGLVSRNELEALLTRLGAEPPSSEEMAVILGEVDHISVEALASRLGTACEPAGDDELRDAFVFFDSDRDGKITADELLNVYKAFGDEKCTLEDCRRMIAVVDKNGDGFVCFEDFCRMMELRR